The sequence below is a genomic window from Methylotuvimicrobium sp. KM2.
TGCAGTCTATCTTTAACCTCATCCCAAAGCGCCGCGCCGCGCAAAGCCTCCTCGACGGTCTCGTCGAGTGTTCTGCGATCGTTAATACCTTGTATCCGCAAGCCGTAAGCGACGTTTTCATAGATCGACTTCGGAAACGGATTGGGCTTTTGAAACACCATTCCGACCCGTCGGCGCAAAGCCGCGACATTTACCGATTTCGCGTAAATATTTTCATCATCGAGCAAAATAGTGCCCTCGATTCTAACATTATCGACCAGGTCGTTCATGCGATTGATACAGCGCAGCAATGTCGATTTTCCGCAGCCGCTCGGACCGATATAGGCAGTCACTTTTTGCCGCGGAATATGCATATCGATGCCGTATAAAGCTTGCTGATCGCCATAGAATAGATTCAGATTTTGTACCTTGATACACACTTCTTCTTGAGCCATGCCTTGCGGCTTCTTATCTTGAGTCAATGCATCCAAATCGAGCATGTGTTTCCGTAAGGGTTGATTCGTCATGGTGTTTAACCTAGCCTTAACATTTTATAATCGCAAACCATTGTAATTAAAATAAAAAATAGAGAATAAACAAACACTAAATAGCCTAGTGACCACATTTGTTAAAGCTAGGTTAACCTTCCAAAGCCCGGTATTTTTCGCGCAGATGATTTCTGATAGCAACCGCCGATAAATTCAATCCGACGATCACGACGACCAATAATAAGGATGTGGCATAAACCAAGGGCCTCGCCGCTTCGACATTCGGACTTTGAAAACCGACGTCGTAAATATGAAAACCCAAATGCATGAATTTTCTATCCAAATGCAAAAATGGAAAATTGCCGTCCAGCGGCAGCGATGGCGCTAATTTGACGACGCCGACCAACATTAAAGGCGCAACTTCGCCGGCCGCCCTAGCAACCGCCAAGATCAAACCGGTCATCATCGCGGGACTGGCCATCGGCAACACGGTTCGCCAAAGCGTTTCGGCCTTCGTCGCACCCAAGGCCAGGCTGCCTTCGCGGATCGATTTCGGAATACGCGACAAGCCTTCCTCGGTCGATACGATCACGACCGGCAATGTCAATAAGGCCAGCGTAATCGACGCCCACAATAAGCCCGGCGTTCCGAAAACCGGTGCAGGAGCGGCTTCCGGAAAAAACAGCTGGTCGATATTACCGCCTAGAATGTACACTAAAAAACCCAAGCCGAACACGCCGTAGACGATCGACGGGACGCCGGCCAGATTATTGACCGCAATGCGAATCAAGCGTGTCGTAAAGCCCTGCTTCGCATATTCTCGCATATAAATCGCCGCGATCACGCCAAGCGGCGTCACGATCACCGACATAATAATGACCATCATCACGGTACCGAAGATTGCCGGGAATATGCCGCCTTCAGTATTCGCCTCGCGCGGGTCGTCCAGCAAAAATTCGGCAATTTTTTCGAAATAATGCCCAGTCTTGGCCCAAACACTCATCGTATTCGGGCGATAAATTCTGACCAACTTAGCCAAAGGCATATCGATTTCACGACCATCGGCAGCCTTCATCACCAAGGAATCTCTGTTGATCGTCTTATACAAACCTTGCAACTCAGCTTGATAGGCCCGGTATTGCCGCTCGTACTCATCGCGTTCGACCGAAAGCTCTCGTTCCGCCTGTTCATCCCATTGCTCGTTCAATTCCAAGCGTCTTTGTTTAAGCCTCAGGCGCTCCAAACCGTAATTCACTGCGCCGATTTCCTTCTTTTCGAGTCGTTGAATTTGCTTATAGACCGACAAGGCATCACGTAATCTCTCCGACACGACCGAAAATACTTGCGGACCGTCGGCGATCACTTGCCCTTCTTGCTTGAGTGCAACCGGATAACCGTAAAAATTGCCCCATTCACGCCGCTCGATTACGAGAATATCGTCTGGATACTGTCGGCTCTGAATATTACGGTCCAGAATCCAGCGAAAATCCATACCGGTTAAATCTCGATTGCCGATTTTGATCAGGTGCTGCACCAGCAGATCCGCATCGTCTGACATCTTATGACCCGAAGCACGCGCCATCAAAGCCGTTGTGGCGCTGGTATCGACAACCTCGCCGATAATGGTTTGCTTGCGTCCGTCTTCCATATAACTAAATTCGGCGACATCCGAAGGCCAAAAATGCAAGGCTCCACGATACACGATCAACGCCAATAGGCCAACCACCAAAATCAGACAAGTGCTGACTGCCGCGGCATTGAGCCAAATCCAAGGGGAACCGCTTCTAAACCATCGTTTGATCATAAGGAACTGTATTTTTCACGTAAGCGCTGGCGAATCAACTCGGCCAAGGTATTAACGACAAAGGTAAACAAAAATAACACTAAGGCAGCCAAAAACAGTACCCGGTAATGTGTGCTATCGACTTCGGACTCGGGCATCTCGACCGCGATATTGGCCGATAAGGTGCGCATACCCTGGAATATACTCAAATCCATCACCGGCGTATTACCGGTCGACATTAATACGATCATCGTCTCGCCAACCGCCCGACCGAGTCCGATCATGATCGCCGAAAAAATCCCGGGACTGGCCGTCAACAGTACAACGCGCGTCATTGTTTGCCAAGGCGTCGCGCCCAGGGCGAGAGAGCCGACCGTTAAATGTCTCGGAACAGAAAAAATGGCATCCTCGGCGATCGAAAATATCGTCGGAATGATCGCAAAGCCCATCGCCAAGCCAACCACCAAGGCATTTCGTTGGTCATAGCCGATGCCCCATTCGGCATCGAGCCAATGGCGCAGACTGCCGCCGAACAGCCATGATTCCAAAGGAACGCTGATTAAAAACGCAAACCAGCCGCTCAACAAAATGATGGGGATCAACAAGGCGGCATCCCAGCCATCCGGAATCTTATGCCTCACCGATTCCGGCAATAATTGCCATAGGTAGGCGAAAACCAGCACCGCCGGCGGCATCGTGAGCAAAAGCGTGAAAATGCCGGCCAAATGCTCTTCGACAAACGGCGCAAGCCAAAGACCGGCGAGAAAGCCCAAAATAACAGTCGGCAACGCTTCCATGATCTCGATACCGGGCTTCACCAGCGTGCGCATGCGTGGGGCCATGAAATAAGCGGTATAAACCGCGCCCATCAAAGCCAGCGGTACCGCAATGAGCATCGCATAAAAAGCGGCTTTCAAGGTGCCGAATACCAATGGCGTCAAACTATATTTCGGTTCGAAATCATTGCTCGCCGAGGAAGACTGCCAAATATAGTCGGGCTTCGGGTAGCTTTCATACCAGACTTTTTGCCATAACGATTTGACGGAAACCTCCGGATGATCGTTTTCGACCGACCAGAAATCCATGAAGCCCGACTCGGATTCGACGATAAACGCATTGGCTCGCGGCGACATCGAAACCGTTTTCGGCATTCCATTCGACACCTGTGTTTCGATCAACTGCCGCTCGGCGGTCGTATGATAAATACCGGCGACGCCTGCGGTATCGACTACGATAAAACCTTTGCGGCGCTGCTCGGCATTGATGCCGGCAACCGCCTGTTCCGATACCTTGAACGATCGGATTTTTTGCATCGCCGGATTATTCCGGGCATCCCTGACCACGCTCCATTGCGCAACCAATCCGCCCGAATCGCCGATCAATAATGAAATACTGCCGTTCAAAAAAACCATCGAGGTCAATTTACGACCGGCTTCGATTACATTCAGATGCTGGCGAATCACCGGTTTCGACTTATCGGCAATATCGAAAAAACTTAAACGACCTTCGCTATCGGCGAGATATAAATTGCGTTGATCCTTGTCCATCAAGATAAACGCAATATCGAGAGCCGGCACATCGAGTATGCTGTCGGTCCGTTCGAAATCTTCATCATCATCGAACAACGAACGCTTCTTTTCGAAGCTCGTCAATATCACACGTTTATCCGACGTTTTGGCGACCATTGTGGTCTGATCGTCATCGACACGAATTGCAATCTTTTCGAGTGCTTGACCTGATTCATCCAAAACCAGCGGTTCTCGTCCCAACGGATAATCGACAACAGGGGTTATAACCCGCCGATTTTCCGGGTATGACACATTGTACTTGTGTTTCAGTACGATCACGCGACCGTCCGATAGACCGTAAACGGCAACACCTTTCTCGGGACCGCCATCGGCGAAACTGCTAATCCGAGCGCTTTCCGGCAAAACGATTGAATGAATCAATAGCGTTTTACCGGTCGGCGCGGCAAAGAAAATAACCCGGCCGTTTTCGGTGAAACGCACGCCAACTTCATTTTGCTCCTCGACAGCCAACATAGCGGTGTCGCCAAGCGCCTGCTCCGGCACAGGGTAATGCGCGACAGATTCTGCGCTAGGCTCGATAAACAACGGCCACACAACATACAATAAATAGAAAAAAATCAACATTATCGCGGCGATGATGCTCAAGCCGCCAACGATAACGCCGTAACGAGCCACACTGTCCTTGATGAGTCGCCAACGCGGATAGAAGCCCGTCATGGCATTCAGAGAGGCCGAAGCCTCGGAGTTCGGTTCTGTCATATGGATGGTTGAATGATCAATGCCGCTAGAAAATAGTTAATGCGTAATTATTGACACCCTCCTATCGTTCCCACGCTCCGGCGTGGGAATGAAGACCGAGACGCTCTAGCGTCTCGTACCGCTGGAGCGGTACTCAGGCGTTCCCACGTAGAGCGTGGGAACGCTAATTTCCGGGGGACTGAATAGTTACGTTAATACTTCCCGATATAATGTGCTCGATTTAACTGTGCCGGAGAATAGTGAAATAATGCTGCTTTTAGACTACCTGTCAAGCGCCGATTTCATCTTTCATCTTTCATCTCATTTTATCAACCCCAGAACTTTATTGGCGACCTTGGCCGGCAACGGGATATAGCCGTCTTTAATGACGACTTGTTGACCGGTTTTGGATAAAACCATTTTGATGAATTCTTGCTCGAGCGGCGCTAAAGGTTTATTCGGATGTTTGTTGACGTAGACATATAAAAAACGCGCCAACGGATAAGTACCGGCAATCGCGTTTTCCGGCGTCGCATCGACATAGGCCTGCCCTTCTCTTGACGCCAGCGCAACCGTTTTGACCCCGGAAGTCTTATAGCCTAAACCGGAATAACCGATTCCATTGAGCGAACTGGTTACCGATTGTACGACCGATGCCGAACCGGGTTGTTCGTTGACATTATTCTTAAAATCGCCTTTACACAAGGCCTCATCTTTGAAATAACCGTATGTGCCGGATACGGAATTGCGTCCGTATAGTTGTATGCTTTGGTTTTGCCAAGCACCATCAAGCCCTGCCTGTCCCCAAGTCACGATATCGCTTGGATAACCGCATTTACGTGTCGACGACAAAATCGCATCGACTTGTGCCAAGGTCAAACCTTGGACCGGATTGTCCTTATTGACGAATACCGCTAGGGCATCTATAGCGACAGGAATCGCAGTCGGTTTATAGCCGTATCTACTTTCGAAAGCATCTAATTCGTTATCCTTCATTTTCCGACTCATCGGCCCGAGATTGGCTTTACCTTCGGTCAACGCCGGCGGCGCGGTCGAAGAACCCGCAGCCTGCACCTGAATATTGACGCTTGGATAAATACGCTTGAATTCCTCGGCCCACAAGGTCATTAAATTGGCAAGTGTGTCGGAGCCTTCACTCGACAGATTGCCGGATACGCCGCTCACTTTATGATAGTCGGATAGACCGGGATCGACCGTCTGCACGGCTCCAGCGGGGCCGGCAACTAAAGAAGCCATAGAAAAACTCAATATCAGAGTTATTTTGTTAAAGCTGTATGAAAACATCATGAATCGACTCTCTAATGAAGGTAACGCCATTATTCCATTGCGGAACGATTGGATAAGAATATGACTTCTATATTACAAGATTATGACAACGAAGAAGCGCGTGTAATCGAGACTAATTTCGCACTATGCTCGCCAAGCTTCGTCCAATCGGACGGCATCGTCAAAACTGCAAGCGTAGCGGTCGCAAGCAGCTTGCCGTCATCGGGCATCTCAATGCCGGCAACCAAATAATGCAATAAAGTTTCAAGACCGGGATTATGCCCCACCAACAAAACCCGTCCAATATCGGTCGGGCAGGCGGATAAAACAGTCTTAAAATCGGCTAATTCGGCTTCATAGAGACGCGAGTCCCGAATAATCTCTGAGTCGGAAAATCCTAACGCTTCACCCACTCTCTCCGCGGTAGTCAACGCACGCACGGCAGGCGAAGTAACGATCAAGCCGGGAATTAGTTTTTGCTTACGCATCCATTGTCCGATGCGAGCCGCGCCTTTTTTGCCGCGTTTTTTCAGAGGGCGATCGAAATCATCGGCATCGACCTCCCAATCCGATTTACCATGCCGAAGCAACATTAAAGTTCTAGCCATCGCTCAAAAATCCCCACGCTAAAAACGAACCATAACCCAAAAACCAGCAATCCCCCATCCACCTTTCACCTCTGCCCTTGCCCCTTTGACCTATAGTATGCATTCCCACGCTGGAGCGATGGGAACGAGGAATCTTGACCTGTGTGACTCCGATACCGTTTATTGACACCTGAGCTTTTCGGCTTTCCCTCACCTAACGCTAGGTGATGGACGATCTGGGAATCGCGCCCACAAAGGGCTCCATCTACCTTTCCTCTTTCACCTTTCCTCTTTCCTCTTTTACCTTTAACCTAAAAATTTTGTAATTTACTTTTCATATTAACTTGTTAGTATTCCAAAAATATGACAGTTTATGGAAAAGCTTTTCCTGACAAATCCTTCAATGATATCCCGCCAATGACTACAACCACTTTGAACTTCGAATTCCCGGGGTATTTGACCGATAACAAATTTTTGAGCCAATTGGCTGACAAGGCGAATTTAAAACCTGTTTCCGAACACTATACTTTAATATCTTATTATGATAGCTTCGACTGGCGTCTTTATCGAGGCGGTATCATCTGCGAATTAAATCGCTCCCAAACAGTTTCTATTTTAACGTTGAAAAATCTTCATACCGGCCAACTGATCGCATCAGCCGACCTAGACTCTGTTCCTAAGTTCGCGAAAGAATTTCCGTCAGAAAACATCCGTAATCTACTCGCTCCATTACTCGAAATGCGTGCTCTACTGCCACTGACGACGCTGGAATGTACTCGAAAATTTGTCAATGTACTGAATAAGGATGAAAAAACAGTATTGAAACTAATGATCGATACCTTCGAATATATCCCTTGCCGGCTTCAATTAACCCCGGTAAAAGGCTACGATAAAGCCGCGCTCAAGTTCATCGAAGCCTTGATTCGCATCGGTTTAGTCGAGTCCAATCATCCCCCGCTAATCGATGCGCTTAAAACTCAAGGACGAAAACCGAAGGATTATACCTCTAAGCTGAACATCAAGCTCGACCCGAAAATGCGCTCGGATCTTGCGGTTAAATATATTTTTAGCTACTTACTAAAAGCCATAAAAATCAACGAACAAGACACCATTGCCGCTACCGACAGCGAATTTTTGCATGATTTTAGAGTCGCTGTACGAAGAACTCGTGCCGGACTCAATCAACTAAAAAATGTTTTACCCGACGCCGAAACGGCGCGTTTCAGCCATTTTTTTGCCTGGCTCGGTCAAATCACGACTCCGACACGCGATCTCGACGTTTATCTACTCGATTTCGACAATTATAAGAAAAGCGTGCCGCCCGCACTTAGAGAAGACTTAAATCCGCTTTACGACTTTATCGACCGCAAACAAAAGCAAGCGCAAAAAAATCTCGCCAAAAAATTAAAATCGCCGGACTATATCGCGCCGCTAATCGAATGGGAAGAATTTTTACGCTCGCCGACGATCAAAAGACCGACTCAAGCCAATGCCTTGCTACCGATCAAGACATTAGCCGACAAGCGCATCTTAAAAGTTTTCCGGCGCATCATCAAAGATGGGCAACGCATTACCGATCAATCGCCTCCGGGGGAACTGCACGACTTACGAAAAACTTGCAAGAAATTGAGATATCTCATGGAGTTTTTTCAAAATCTGTACCCGAAAAATGAGATCAGGTCATTGATTAAAAGCCTGAAACATTTCCAGGATATCCTAGGCGAATTCCAAGATCTCGAAGTCCAAGAGATTACCTTGAAAAAATTTAGCGAAGAGATGATGAACGAAGGAGTCCCGGCCGACACGTTTCTGGCAATGGGCGTTTTGATTCAAACGATAGACAAGTGCCGACAACAAGCACGCGAAGCTTTCCAGGAAAAGTTCGACACATTCGATCAACCCGATATTCAAGATGCGTTTCATTCGTTATTCGGTTGTTAGCGCCGATCGGCCTCAAGACATAGGGCACACAAGAAAACACTATGAAAATCATTGCAACATTCAACATTAAAGGCGGCGTAGGAAAAACGTCCACGGCCGTCAATCTTGCTTATTTGGCGGCATGTGGCGGGTCGCACACTTTAGTGTGGGACCTGGATCCTCAAGGGGCGAGTAGCTACTACTTCAGAATCAAGCCCAAAATCAAGGGCGGCAGCAAAAAATTGATCGAAGGCAAACATGAATTGGACGATATGATTAAAGGTACCGATTTCGATAACCTTGACTTGCTGCCTTCGGACTTTTCTTTTAGAAATCTTGATTTAGTGCTGGAAAGCAAGAAAAAGCCGACACATCAGCTCGAAAAACTATTGAAACCACTCTCTCAGGAGTACGATTTCATCTTCCTGGATTGTCCGCCGAGCATCTCATTATTATCGGAAGCCGTCTTCAAAACCGCAGACATATTGCTATCGCCCGTCATTCCGACGACGCTTTCAATAAGAACGCTGGATCAATTGAAGCAATTTCTCAAAAAAGAGAATAATAAAAAAATACGAGTCATGCCGTTTTTTTCGATGGTCGATCGCCGCAAAAAAATGCACCTCGACATCCTTGAAACGACCCCCAAACAATTCCCGGAATTGCTGAAATCGGCGATCCCTTATGCCAGCGACATCGAACGCATGGGCCTTGAACGCATGCCGCTAGGCGGCTTCGTCAAAAGAGGCCGATCATTACAAGCCTATCAAGATCTCTGGGAAGAAATAAACCGTAATTTGTAGTCGATTTTTAAAAATAAATATTGAATGGCAATCAAATTCTTAAAGAGGCTACTTCATTACCAATTCTATCGACTTCCTTTTGATTGAAAAACCGTCTAAGCATTTCGTGAAAAATATATCCATCGTAGATCAAAATTCGGCACCGGGGTGTCCGTCAAAGGACGCCGTGAGCCCAACACCTAAATTCCATAGGTCTTTAGCAATGATTCAAAATCATGGCTTATTTAGGTGCTGGGTGAATACGTCCCTGTAGGCTCTATGCCAGCTCCATGCTGGTCCCTCACCTAGCGTTAGGTGAGGAATCGAACACCCCGGCGCCTCCCCGGGCACTGCCGAAATTTGAAGTGCGAAAGGTATAACTTCGTGGAGCCATGAGTTTCATAGCAGGCTCGATAACTCGTTTGACAAGATCCCGGTGCCGAATTTTGATCTACGAGGGGTATAACAAGTCCAAATCTGCGAACTTTTACAGCAACTGCCTCTTAACCCATTCGATTGACTTTTCGATACCATCGCCGAACGGCACCGCCGGTTCAAACCCCAATCGGCTGCGTGCTTTATCGATCGAAAAATCCTGATGAACACCGAGAACCTGCACAGCCTGTCTCGATAATAAGGCTTGCGTTTGCAAACCTGTGACGCCTCTGACATGGCGGTAACCACTTTCCAAAAAGTGTCCCAGCCTAAACGCTAAAGGATACGGCAAACTGATTTTTCGATAACGCGAGCCAAGCCCCAATGCAATATGATCGACAAATTCGGCCCAGGTTACCGAACTCGCATCCGAAACATTAAACACTTCGCCAAAGGCGTTTTCATTGAATAGCGTCAACTCGATTGCATCGATGAGGTTATCAATATATGTCAAACCGGCACATTGCTTACCGCCGTCAATCAATAACATGAAGCCGGATTCGACCGCTTTTGCAATTTCACCGACCAACGTTTTCGAACCGGGACCGTATATCGTTGCGGGACGCAAGATCGTATGCACCACCGAACTAGCCGAAACGATGCCCTCGGCTTCTTTTTTGGTTTCCGCATACCAATTCGCAAATTTTTCCGCCGGTCGATGATCTTCCGTCACGCCTCTTTTTCCGGAATGACCGTAGACATCGGTCGTACTGACATGAATGAAATGACTAATTCCGCATTTAGCCGCTTCCTTAACCAGGACCCGAGTCGCACCAACATTCGCGGTTTTGATTTCGTGCACGGTTCCCCAATCCGAGACTAAGGCCGCACAATGAATCACGACATCGCAACCGGTTAACGCTTCACCGACAAAACCGGCATCGGTTAAAAATCCGCGCTTGAGCTCGACTTGCGGCCGCTCGAGCCCTAAGGCATTGGAGGTCGGCCTTAGCAGGCACACCACCGAATGACCTTGGCTACACAAGCGCTCAACCAAACGTTTGCCGACAAATCCCGATGCGCCGGTCACGGCGACTTTGAGGCTTGGGACCATCAATAGCCTCCCTTGATCGTTCGCTTCGCGATTTGATAAATCGTCTTCCAGTTTTCGCTGCCGACTTCCTGGCTGTTACGCAAAATCGCCTCCATCGCATTCAGGAAATGATCGACTTCTTTTTCGGTGATCACCATCGTCGGCAACAGTTTGATCACATCGTTATGGCCGGACGCCATTGTGATGATCTGATGATCGCGGTGTAGCGGAATCACGATCAACTGCGGGAACAGGCCGGCGCTCGCGGCATGAATCAATTTCCATTCCATTTTACTGCGCAACGATTCGGGACAACCCAGTTCGAAACCGATCATCAAGCCCATGCCGCGTACGTCCTTGAGCAGCGAATAACGCTCTTTCAATTTGTTCAATCCGTCCATCAAACGCTTGCCCATCGCGTCGGCATTCTCGACCAATTTGTCATTTTCCATCACTTCGAGCGTCGCGAGTCCCGCGACCATCGCCAAACGATTACGTGCATAAGTCGAATGATGCACATAACAACGATCGAGCGTATTGAAGACTTTATCGAAAATGCTGCGCCGCGAGATCATCGCGCCGACCGGCATGTGACCGCCGCTCAAGGCTTTTGCGACCAATACGAAATCGGGCTCGATACCCCAATGATCGAGCGCGAACCAACGCCCGGTTCGTCCGAGCCCGGATTGAATCTCGTCGAAGATCAAGAAGGTGCCGTATTTACGGCACAGGCGTTCGACTTCTTTGAAATAACCGTGGCTCGGCATCGTCACAGCGCGTCCCTGAATCGGTTCGACGATGAACGCCGCGACGTCCCTCGCGCTCAATTCTTCTTCGAGCCGCTCCAGATCATTAAACGGCACCCTATCGCAGCCCGGCAACAGCGGACCAAACCCTTTGCGGAAATATTCCTCGCTCGATACCGACAATGCCCCGTAAGTCAGGCCATGATAACCGCTCTCGCATGACAGCAGGCGATGACGCTTCGACGCCGCGCGTGCGAACTTCAATGCCGCCTCGACCGTTTCTGTGCCCGAGTTCGTGAAAAACACACGGTCCAAACCGTCCGGCAAGCGTTTGCACAGATTCTCGGCCAACAAACCGGACAAGGTCGAATGATGAATTTGCACGCCGTCCGGCAAATTCGAATCCAGGGCCTTGATCAATGCGCGATTGATCGCTTGATGATTGTGCCCGAGGCTCGCGAAACCTTCGCCGCTGTGCATGTCCAAATAGGCCTTGCCTTCGTTGTCGTAGAGATAATTCCCTTCGGCTTTCGCATAATGCTTGTTGAAGCCAAGGATATCCATCACTTCGACCAGTTTCGGATTCATATACTCGCTGGCCAAATCATAGCTGTGTGTATGGCGTTCCTCGTATTCGCTTAGAAACTTCATGTCGATATCCCATACATTTGAATCGCTCACATTGACTCCTCAATCGTTTTATTTATAAAAATAATTAATTCCATTAGTAAAACTCTTCATTGACGACCGTTCGATTCGATCGAAAACGCGGCAAAACAAAACCTGTTATTTTTATCGATTATTCTTTCATAAATCTTACAACCGGCTGTTTTCAGATTCGTTCATCTTGCCCGCCTATTCCGGAATGAAAATTGACGCGTTACCGGCAAAAGTCAAGCTCAATTCGTGCATTGCACGCGCAAGCGACATACAGCAGATTTCTGTCCCTCTCTGGCGCATAATTCTTTTCGGAAGTGTCGGGCACGATTTCCCGCGTGGAATTTTTTCGGCATGATCCTTCTGCGCCCGGTTTCCCCAGAAATAGATCTACTCTTGAATGTCTCAGCATATCGCCTGACTCGGACATCGATGCTTTCGAGAGCGCCGCCGAGTTTGGTTTCGACTTGTTCAAGGTAGGTTCTTTCAGCGGCTTCGATAGAATTGCATATCGTGGGATGGGTCACGATTAAAACTGTAATGATTCGAACGATTGCGGATCGACCTCGGCCTAACAGAAAGTTTTTCGATTGAAAATCCTTGCGGGGGAGCTCAACATGAAAAAATTTAATAAAATAAACATTTTCATGTTTTTTGTATATTTTGTGAACAAAGTCCTGTTTCGGGGATCATTTCCCTTCGATCTCATCTTGGCAATTCGAACAAAAGGAGGCGCGGGATCAGCGTTAAGTCTTTCGGCCGTCGCATCGCCGCATTAACAGCACTCGCCGTAATTCCCCGAATCGATTCGAGCCAGCGCGGCGCGTAGCGCTTCTCGCCGCGTTGCATTCGCTCTTTTAAACCTGCCGGTATTGGCCACCTGTATGCCTTCTGCCACATTGGTTAAGAACGAGCATGAAATAACTTAGACAACTGTTGGAAGGGGGTTTGGTGGCTCGATTGACAGGTGTCGGCGGCAGGGCAGATTTTTGCTCCTGCAAAATCTGCATTCATGCCATCCATGGCAATCAGATTCCGCCGTCAAGCCTACATGGACGTATTCACTCAGCACCTAAATTCCATAGCCTAATGGCCATGTTTAAGTCTTTTGGATAATTCATCCAGCACCTAAATAAGCCATGATTTTGAATCATTGCCAAAGACCTATGGAATTTAGGTGCTGGGTTCACGGCGTCCTGTCAAGCGAGTCACTAAACCGCCACAAAGCCTACTACTTGTAGAAGTTATTTTGTGCATATTCCTTAGTTGTTTTTCCAATAACACCTTAGGAAACATATTTTGCTTACGGCGAGACCGGTATGCGTTCCCACGCTGGAGCGTGGGAACGAGGCAAACCATTCATGACTTGTCGGGGGTAACGCTTGACCGGCTTTATCTCAGCAGCAATAACGGTTTTTTGCTATGCAGCAGCATTTTCGCGGTGAAACTGCCGAGCAAGAGATCGCGTAATTTTGTATGACTGAACGCGCCCATCACGGTCATGTCGATATCATGGGTTTCTTGATATTCACAGAGCACCAAATCGGGTTTTCCTGCCAGTTTTTGTGCGACCACCTC
It includes:
- a CDS encoding histidine phosphatase family protein — protein: MARTLMLLRHGKSDWEVDADDFDRPLKKRGKKGAARIGQWMRKQKLIPGLIVTSPAVRALTTAERVGEALGFSDSEIIRDSRLYEAELADFKTVLSACPTDIGRVLLVGHNPGLETLLHYLVAGIEMPDDGKLLATATLAVLTMPSDWTKLGEHSAKLVSITRASSLS
- the pstB gene encoding phosphate ABC transporter ATP-binding protein PstB — translated: MTNQPLRKHMLDLDALTQDKKPQGMAQEEVCIKVQNLNLFYGDQQALYGIDMHIPRQKVTAYIGPSGCGKSTLLRCINRMNDLVDNVRIEGTILLDDENIYAKSVNVAALRRRVGMVFQKPNPFPKSIYENVAYGLRIQGINDRRTLDETVEEALRGAALWDEVKDRLHDNALGMSGGQQQRLVIARAIAIEPEVLLLDEPASALDPISTLKIEELINELKEKYTIVIVTHNMQQAARVSDYTAFMYMGKLIEFDNTSHLFTNPSKKQTEDYITGRYG
- the pstA gene encoding phosphate ABC transporter permease PstA, producing the protein MIKRWFRSGSPWIWLNAAAVSTCLILVVGLLALIVYRGALHFWPSDVAEFSYMEDGRKQTIIGEVVDTSATTALMARASGHKMSDDADLLVQHLIKIGNRDLTGMDFRWILDRNIQSRQYPDDILVIERREWGNFYGYPVALKQEGQVIADGPQVFSVVSERLRDALSVYKQIQRLEKKEIGAVNYGLERLRLKQRRLELNEQWDEQAERELSVERDEYERQYRAYQAELQGLYKTINRDSLVMKAADGREIDMPLAKLVRIYRPNTMSVWAKTGHYFEKIAEFLLDDPREANTEGGIFPAIFGTVMMVIIMSVIVTPLGVIAAIYMREYAKQGFTTRLIRIAVNNLAGVPSIVYGVFGLGFLVYILGGNIDQLFFPEAAPAPVFGTPGLLWASITLALLTLPVVIVSTEEGLSRIPKSIREGSLALGATKAETLWRTVLPMASPAMMTGLILAVARAAGEVAPLMLVGVVKLAPSLPLDGNFPFLHLDRKFMHLGFHIYDVGFQSPNVEAARPLVYATSLLLVVVIVGLNLSAVAIRNHLREKYRALEG
- a CDS encoding phosphate ABC transporter substrate-binding protein PstS family protein, with product MMFSYSFNKITLILSFSMASLVAGPAGAVQTVDPGLSDYHKVSGVSGNLSSEGSDTLANLMTLWAEEFKRIYPSVNIQVQAAGSSTAPPALTEGKANLGPMSRKMKDNELDAFESRYGYKPTAIPVAIDALAVFVNKDNPVQGLTLAQVDAILSSTRKCGYPSDIVTWGQAGLDGAWQNQSIQLYGRNSVSGTYGYFKDEALCKGDFKNNVNEQPGSASVVQSVTSSLNGIGYSGLGYKTSGVKTVALASREGQAYVDATPENAIAGTYPLARFLYVYVNKHPNKPLAPLEQEFIKMVLSKTGQQVVIKDGYIPLPAKVANKVLGLIK
- a CDS encoding ABC transporter permease subunit, giving the protein MTEPNSEASASLNAMTGFYPRWRLIKDSVARYGVIVGGLSIIAAIMLIFFYLLYVVWPLFIEPSAESVAHYPVPEQALGDTAMLAVEEQNEVGVRFTENGRVIFFAAPTGKTLLIHSIVLPESARISSFADGGPEKGVAVYGLSDGRVIVLKHKYNVSYPENRRVITPVVDYPLGREPLVLDESGQALEKIAIRVDDDQTTMVAKTSDKRVILTSFEKKRSLFDDDEDFERTDSILDVPALDIAFILMDKDQRNLYLADSEGRLSFFDIADKSKPVIRQHLNVIEAGRKLTSMVFLNGSISLLIGDSGGLVAQWSVVRDARNNPAMQKIRSFKVSEQAVAGINAEQRRKGFIVVDTAGVAGIYHTTAERQLIETQVSNGMPKTVSMSPRANAFIVESESGFMDFWSVENDHPEVSVKSLWQKVWYESYPKPDYIWQSSSASNDFEPKYSLTPLVFGTLKAAFYAMLIAVPLALMGAVYTAYFMAPRMRTLVKPGIEIMEALPTVILGFLAGLWLAPFVEEHLAGIFTLLLTMPPAVLVFAYLWQLLPESVRHKIPDGWDAALLIPIILLSGWFAFLISVPLESWLFGGSLRHWLDAEWGIGYDQRNALVVGLAMGFAIIPTIFSIAEDAIFSVPRHLTVGSLALGATPWQTMTRVVLLTASPGIFSAIMIGLGRAVGETMIVLMSTGNTPVMDLSIFQGMRTLSANIAVEMPESEVDSTHYRVLFLAALVLFLFTFVVNTLAELIRQRLREKYSSL